The following proteins come from a genomic window of Microbacterium sp. JZ31:
- a CDS encoding type 1 glutamine amidotransferase domain-containing protein translates to MTLADKKIAFLFTKGVEQVEFTSPRDALDGAGATTVLISPEEGTVQAMQGDWEHGDVFDVDVPLADARAEDYDMLVLPGGTLNADSLRLETEAVDFVKAFFDAGKPVAAICHAPWILANAGLASGRSLTSYASLETDLRNAGADWRDEEVVVDGTLITSRNPGDLDAFNAAIAKALETPEP, encoded by the coding sequence ATGACCCTGGCAGACAAGAAGATCGCGTTCCTGTTCACGAAGGGCGTCGAGCAGGTCGAGTTCACGAGCCCCCGTGACGCGCTGGATGGCGCGGGCGCGACGACCGTGCTGATCTCGCCCGAGGAGGGCACGGTGCAGGCGATGCAGGGTGACTGGGAGCACGGCGACGTGTTCGACGTCGACGTGCCGCTCGCTGACGCGCGCGCGGAGGACTACGACATGCTCGTGCTGCCCGGCGGCACGCTCAACGCCGACTCGCTGCGTCTCGAGACCGAGGCCGTCGACTTCGTGAAGGCGTTCTTCGACGCCGGCAAGCCCGTCGCGGCGATCTGCCACGCGCCGTGGATCCTCGCCAACGCCGGGCTGGCGTCGGGACGCTCGCTGACCTCGTACGCATCGCTCGAGACGGACCTGCGCAACGCGGGGGCCGACTGGCGCGACGAGGAGGTCGTCGTCGACGGCACGCTCATCACGTCGCGCAACCCGGGCGACCTGGACGCCTTCAACGCGGCGATCGCGAAGGCGCTCGAGACGCCGGAGCCCTGA